In a single window of the Elaeis guineensis isolate ETL-2024a chromosome 4, EG11, whole genome shotgun sequence genome:
- the LOC105033612 gene encoding serine/threonine protein phosphatase 2A regulatory subunit B''beta gives MDAEVERDVTAIDPDLLQLSEVSPLALKQNPEIAQGLYSQWLTLPETSRLVKSLIEDAKTGAPLNVPGSSNSTNAAAGTSLPSMFPAGSAPPLSPRSTSGSPRAVRRGAGTGVSSFGSPLKLVSEPVREVIPQFYFQNGRPPPKELKEQCLSRIDHLFFAHMDGLQIHEFKSITRDICKLPSFFSSALFRKIDVDRTGVVTRDAFVDYWVNGNMMTRDIATQIFIILKQPDRKYLTQEDFKPVLRELLATHPGLEFLQGTPEFQERYAETVIYRIFYYVNRSGNGQLTLRELKRGNLIAAMQHADEEEDINKVLRYFSYEHFYVIYCKFWELDTDHDFLIDKENLIRYGNHALTYRIVDRIFSQIPRKFTSMVEGKMGYEDFVYFMLSEEDKSSEPSLEYWFKCIDLDGNGILTPNEMQFFYEEQLHRMECMAQEPVLFEDILCQMIDMIAPENESYFTLRDLKGNKLSGNVFNILFNLNKFMAFETRDPFLIRQEREEPTLTEWDRFAHREYIRLSMEEDAEDASNGSGDVWDESLEAPF, from the exons ATGGATGCGGAAGTCGAAAGAGACGTTACGGCCATCGACCCGGACCTGCTGCAGCTATCGGAGGTTTCTCCGTTGGCGTTGAAACAGAACCCCGAGATTGCACAAGGGCTCTACTCACAGTGGCTGACGCTTCCGGAAACCTCTAGACTG GTGAAATCATTAATCGAGGATGCAAAAACTGGTGCACCCCTGAATGTTCCTGGCAGCTCTAACAGTACAAATGCTGCAGCAGGCACTTCACTGCCTTCCATGTTCCCTGCTGGCAGTGCACCTCCTCTATCACCTAGAAgcacttctggatctcctcgtgcTGTAAGACGTGGTGCAGGAACTGGAGTTTCATCATTTGGATCTCCACTAAAATTAGTTAGTGAGCCAGTGAGAGAGGTCATACCTCAG TTCTATTTTCAAAATGGGCGTCCACCTCCAAAAGAACTGAAAGAGCAGTGCTTATCCAGAATTGATCATCTTTTCTTTGCCCACATGGATGGACTACAAATTCATG AATTTAAATCCATCACAAGGGACATTTGCAAGCTACCATCATTCTTTTCTAGTGCTCTGTTTAGAAAAATTGATGTCGACCGAACTGGAGTTGTAACAAG GGATGCATTTGTTGATTATTGGGTCAATGGCAACATGATGACAAGAGATATAGCCACCCAGATATTTATCATTCTGAAGCAACCTGATCGCAAGTACCTCACTCAG GAGGACTTTAAACCTGTCCTTCGAGAACTTTTGGCGACCCATCCAGGGTTGGAATTCTTACAGGGCACACCTGAGTTTCAGGAAAGATATG CGGAGACTGTTATATACAGAATCTTTTACTATGTGAATAGATCTGGAAATGGCCAGCTTACCCTTAGAGAATTGAAACGCGGGAATTTAATTGCTGCAATGCAGCATGCTGATGAGGAGGAAGATATTAACAAAGTTTTGAG GTACTTCTCCTATGAGCACTTCTATGTAATATACTGCAAGTTTTGGGAACTTGATACGGATCATGATTTCTTGATTGACAAAGAGAATCTCATCAGATATGGAAACCATGCACTGACGTATAGAATCGTCGATAGAATTTTTTCACAG ATACCCAGGAAATTTACTAGTATGGTTGAAGGAAAAATGGGTTACGAAGATTTTGTTTATTTTATGCTGTCAGAGGAAGATAAATCATCTGAGCCTAGTCTTGAGTATTG GTTCAAATGTATAGATTTGGACGGAAATGGAATTCTGACTCCCAATGAAATGCAATTCTTTTATGAGGAGCAGTTGCATCGTATGGAATGCATGGCACAGGAACCTGTACTCTTTGAGGACATTTTATGCCAGATGATTGATATGATTGCACCAGAG AATGAGAGTTACTTTACACTACGTGACTTAAAAGGCAATAAACTTTCAGGAAATGTTTTTAACATCCTTTTCAATCTGAACAAATTCATGGCATTTGAAACTCGTGATCCATTTCTCATTCGTCAG GAGCGCGAAGAACCAACTTTGACTGAATGGGATCGTTTTGCACACAGAGAGTACATTAGGCTCTCTATGGAAGAAGATGCTGAAGATGCCTCTAATGGGAGTGGAGATGTTTGGGATGAGTCACTTGAGGCtccattttaa